A region from the Enterobacter roggenkampii genome encodes:
- a CDS encoding molecular chaperone codes for MKPVFRPVCLAGALGMAVATGQAQAAATILLWPIDPWLAADANATELWIQNQGNSATTMQVRIVRWKQEDGHERYTAQQDVVASPPIVTIGTGSKQLIRLIKQAPVPAGVEQAYRIIVDEIPQPDAKAEPAIGLKLQMRYSIPLFVYGQGIPTIKEGAHHALVETRNLSWRVTRADGQPVLEVRNRGDVHVRLSKVALEQGGQKRTVAEGLLGYVLPGSTRSWPIPAGVRQPERMSAQINARDAQWQSTPVN; via the coding sequence ATGAAGCCAGTTTTCAGACCTGTTTGTCTGGCGGGCGCGTTGGGAATGGCTGTGGCAACCGGTCAGGCGCAGGCGGCAGCCACCATTCTGCTCTGGCCTATCGACCCGTGGCTTGCGGCAGACGCCAACGCCACGGAGCTGTGGATCCAGAACCAGGGAAACAGCGCCACCACGATGCAGGTGCGTATTGTGCGCTGGAAGCAGGAGGACGGACACGAACGCTACACCGCGCAGCAGGATGTGGTCGCCAGCCCGCCCATCGTCACGATTGGCACAGGCAGCAAGCAGCTTATCCGTCTTATTAAGCAGGCCCCCGTTCCCGCAGGCGTCGAACAAGCCTACCGCATTATCGTGGATGAAATTCCTCAGCCTGATGCTAAAGCAGAACCCGCCATCGGCCTCAAGTTGCAGATGCGTTACTCCATTCCGCTGTTTGTGTATGGCCAGGGGATCCCGACAATAAAAGAGGGGGCGCATCACGCGCTGGTGGAGACCCGGAACCTGAGCTGGCGGGTGACGCGAGCGGATGGGCAGCCGGTACTGGAGGTTCGGAATCGGGGGGATGTCCATGTCAGGCTGAGCAAGGTGGCGCTGGAGCAGGGAGGGCAGAAACGCACGGTCGCGGAGGGATTGCTGGGTTACGTACTTCCCGGCAGCACCCGCAGCTGGCCGATACCCGCAGGCGTTCGTCAGCCAGAGCGGATGAGCGCGCAGATTAATGCCAGGGACGCACAATGGCAGTCGACGCCCGTCAACTGA
- a CDS encoding spore coat U domain-containing protein, producing MKRKLLLICAGTLLTATTVHQALAVTSSGTIGATLTLTNGCLINGSPTQNGINFGTLDFGTHPATFSTLTTQLTGASGGNTFTIQCTTASYTVAITGNTNSTAPGTVVGTPGTPARYLVNTANAAQGVAYSLYSDSGFNSVIANNTALPIASTAGGVDSYTLYGRITGGGNSVTVVPGTYTDTINVSVTY from the coding sequence ATGAAAAGAAAACTCCTTTTGATCTGCGCAGGCACCTTACTGACTGCGACAACGGTCCATCAGGCGCTGGCCGTCACCAGTAGCGGCACCATCGGCGCGACGCTGACGCTCACGAACGGCTGTCTGATAAACGGATCGCCCACGCAAAACGGCATTAACTTCGGGACACTGGATTTCGGCACCCATCCCGCAACGTTTTCCACTCTGACCACGCAGCTCACCGGCGCCAGCGGCGGAAACACCTTCACTATTCAATGTACGACCGCCAGCTATACGGTGGCGATCACCGGCAACACCAACTCCACCGCACCCGGCACCGTTGTCGGCACCCCGGGAACCCCTGCGCGCTATCTGGTTAACACCGCCAACGCGGCACAGGGCGTGGCATACAGCCTGTACAGCGACAGCGGGTTTAACAGCGTGATTGCCAATAACACCGCGTTGCCGATCGCCTCTACGGCCGGAGGGGTGGACAGTTACACCCTGTATGGGCGTATTACCGGCGGCGGTAACAGCGTGACGGTCGTCCCGGGCACCTACACCGACACGATTAACGTCAGCGTCACCTATTAG
- the cheA gene encoding chemotaxis protein CheA produces the protein MSMDISDFYQTFFDEADELLADMEQHLLDLVPEAPDSEQLNAIFRAAHSIKGGAGTFGFTILQETTHLMENLLDEARRGEMQLNTDIINLFLETKDIMQEQLDAYKSSAEPDAASFEYICNALRQLALEAKGEVAAAVVPAAKLSVVDTVAAQASAPADAPAGKLRVVLSRLKENEVNLLEEELGNLAKLSNVVKGKDSLAATLDDGIGQDDIVAVLCFVIEADQIAFETETVAVDAPAAVEEAAVVAQAAAPAVVPAAPALKAVPKEAAAPGRGEKPAARSSESTSIRVAVEKVDQLINLVGELVITQSMLAQRSNELDPVTHGDLITSMGQLQRNARDLQESVMSIRMMPMEYVFSRFPRLVRDLASKLNKQIELTLMGSSTELDKSLIERIIDPLTHLVRNSLDHGIELPENRIAAGKSPVGNLILSAEHQGGNICIEVTDDGAGLNRERILAKAISQGMAVNENMTDEEVGMLIFAPGFSTAEQVTDVSGRGVGMDVVKRNIQEMGGHVEIQSKQGSGTTIRILLPLTLAILDGMSVKVADEVFILPLNAVMESLQPREEDLHPLAGGERVLEVRGEYLPLVELWKVFEVDGAKTEATQGIVVILQSAGRRYALLVDQLIGQHQVVVKNLESNYRKVPGISAATILGDGSVALIVDVSALQGLNREQRVAYTAA, from the coding sequence GTGAGCATGGATATTAGCGATTTTTACCAGACATTCTTTGATGAAGCCGACGAATTGTTGGCCGATATGGAGCAACACTTGCTCGATTTGGTGCCCGAAGCACCGGATTCCGAGCAGCTCAATGCCATCTTCCGTGCGGCGCATTCCATTAAAGGCGGAGCCGGAACGTTTGGATTTACCATCCTGCAGGAAACGACCCATTTAATGGAAAACCTGCTTGATGAAGCACGACGCGGTGAGATGCAGCTCAATACCGACATTATCAACCTGTTTTTGGAAACCAAAGATATTATGCAGGAACAGCTCGACGCCTATAAAAGTTCGGCAGAGCCTGATGCCGCCAGCTTTGAATACATCTGCAATGCGCTGCGCCAGCTCGCGCTGGAAGCCAAAGGTGAGGTTGCCGCAGCCGTGGTTCCTGCCGCAAAACTGAGCGTTGTGGATACGGTTGCCGCGCAGGCGTCTGCCCCTGCCGACGCACCGGCGGGCAAACTGCGCGTGGTGCTGTCTCGCCTTAAAGAGAATGAAGTTAACCTGCTGGAAGAAGAGCTGGGTAACCTGGCGAAATTAAGCAACGTGGTTAAAGGCAAAGACAGCCTGGCCGCGACGCTTGATGACGGTATTGGCCAGGACGATATCGTGGCGGTGCTGTGCTTTGTGATTGAAGCCGATCAAATCGCCTTCGAAACCGAAACGGTCGCGGTTGATGCCCCTGCGGCTGTAGAAGAGGCGGCTGTTGTCGCTCAGGCTGCCGCACCGGCTGTGGTGCCTGCGGCTCCGGCGCTCAAGGCGGTGCCAAAAGAGGCTGCTGCACCGGGCCGTGGTGAAAAACCTGCCGCGCGCTCCAGCGAGTCGACCAGCATCCGCGTTGCCGTTGAGAAGGTTGATCAGCTGATTAACCTGGTGGGCGAACTGGTGATCACCCAGTCGATGCTGGCGCAACGTTCAAACGAACTCGACCCGGTCACCCACGGGGATTTGATTACCAGCATGGGCCAGCTGCAGCGTAACGCCCGCGATCTGCAGGAATCGGTCATGTCCATCCGTATGATGCCGATGGAATATGTCTTCAGCCGCTTCCCGCGTCTGGTTCGCGATCTCGCCAGCAAGCTGAACAAGCAGATTGAACTGACCCTGATGGGCAGCTCAACCGAACTGGATAAAAGCCTGATCGAGCGCATCATTGACCCGTTAACGCACCTGGTGCGTAACAGCCTCGACCACGGTATTGAACTGCCGGAAAACCGCATTGCCGCAGGGAAATCCCCGGTCGGGAATCTGATCCTGTCTGCGGAACATCAGGGCGGAAACATCTGCATTGAAGTGACCGATGACGGCGCAGGTCTGAACCGCGAGCGCATCCTGGCAAAAGCGATTTCGCAGGGAATGGCGGTCAATGAAAACATGACCGACGAAGAAGTGGGCATGCTGATCTTCGCACCGGGCTTCTCTACCGCAGAGCAGGTGACCGACGTCTCCGGGCGCGGCGTGGGCATGGACGTGGTGAAACGTAACATCCAGGAGATGGGCGGCCACGTTGAGATCCAGTCCAAACAGGGTTCCGGCACGACCATTCGCATCCTGCTGCCGCTGACGCTGGCGATCCTCGACGGCATGTCAGTCAAAGTGGCGGACGAAGTCTTTATCCTCCCGCTGAACGCCGTGATGGAATCCCTCCAGCCGCGTGAGGAAGATCTGCATCCGCTGGCGGGCGGGGAGCGCGTCCTCGAGGTTCGCGGTGAGTACCTGCCGCTGGTGGAACTGTGGAAAGTGTTCGAAGTGGACGGGGCGAAGACCGAGGCTACGCAGGGTATCGTGGTGATCCTGCAAAGCGCGGGCCGCCGCTATGCGCTGCTGGTCGATCAGCTGATTGGCCAGCACCAGGTGGTGGTCAAGAACCTCGAAAGCAACTACCGCAAAGTGCCGGGTATTTCTGCCGCCACCATTCTGGGTGATGGTAGCGTGGCGCTGATCGTCGACGTGTCGGCGCTTCAGGGATTAAATCGTGAACAACGTGTGGCGTACACAGCCGCCTGA
- the tap gene encoding methyl-accepting chemotaxis protein IV — translation MLNRIRISTTLFLILILCGVLQVGSNGLSFWAFRDGYQNLQDVEASNQQRSALAQTRAVLLQASTALNKAGTLTALSYPPDDIKALMATARDSLKQADAQFKAFAAQATGSEKEKALKAAMKTHFEQWYSDLDHQATWLENNQLSDFMTAPVQASQAAFDGSFDAWQQDINQSVLRAGEASRTSYHMSGVIFGVMVILAGLLTGAALLWSRKMIVQPLAIISSHFDSIAKGDLARPVAVFGKNEISAIFASLKAMQGSLRETVSDVRQGSYAMHTGISEIAAGNNDLSSRTEQQAASLAQTAASMEQLTATVSQNADNARQASDLSKQAAMTAKKGGDQASHVASTMQEIATSSQKIGDIISVIDGIAFQTNILALNAAVEAARAGEQGRGFAVVAGEVRNLASRSANAAKEIKVLIEESVSRVQQGSALVDTAAQTMHEIVTSVTRVNDIMGEIASASDEQRRGIEQVAQAVTQMDQVTQQNASLVEEAAAATDQLASQADRLTGLVAVFNVKEHVEAVTEVGRSQAVPVVS, via the coding sequence ATGTTAAATCGTATTCGTATCTCGACCACACTGTTTTTGATTCTGATCCTTTGCGGTGTGTTGCAGGTTGGCAGTAACGGGTTGTCTTTTTGGGCGTTTCGCGATGGCTATCAGAATTTGCAGGACGTTGAGGCGAGTAATCAGCAGCGCTCCGCACTGGCACAAACCCGTGCCGTGCTGTTGCAGGCAAGCACTGCGCTGAACAAGGCGGGAACCTTAACCGCGCTAAGTTATCCGCCGGATGACATTAAGGCGCTGATGGCCACCGCACGCGACAGCCTGAAACAGGCTGACGCACAGTTTAAGGCCTTTGCGGCACAGGCCACCGGCAGCGAGAAAGAGAAAGCGCTGAAGGCCGCCATGAAGACCCATTTTGAACAGTGGTACAGCGATCTCGACCATCAGGCGACGTGGCTTGAGAACAACCAGCTGTCGGATTTTATGACCGCGCCGGTTCAGGCCTCGCAGGCGGCGTTTGACGGCAGCTTTGACGCATGGCAGCAGGATATCAATCAGTCTGTTCTGCGCGCCGGTGAAGCAAGCCGCACCAGCTATCACATGTCGGGCGTCATCTTCGGCGTGATGGTGATTCTGGCGGGCTTGCTGACCGGCGCCGCGCTGCTCTGGTCACGCAAAATGATTGTGCAGCCGCTGGCGATTATCAGCAGCCACTTCGACAGCATTGCGAAAGGCGACCTGGCGCGTCCGGTGGCGGTGTTCGGCAAAAACGAAATTTCGGCGATCTTTGCCAGCCTGAAGGCGATGCAGGGATCGCTGCGGGAAACGGTATCCGACGTGCGTCAGGGCAGTTATGCCATGCACACCGGGATCTCAGAGATTGCGGCGGGTAACAACGATCTCTCATCCCGCACCGAGCAGCAGGCGGCCTCGCTGGCGCAGACGGCAGCCAGCATGGAGCAGCTGACGGCGACGGTTAGCCAGAACGCCGATAACGCGCGTCAGGCATCTGACCTGTCAAAACAGGCGGCGATGACGGCGAAGAAGGGCGGCGACCAGGCGTCCCACGTCGCCAGCACCATGCAGGAGATCGCCACCAGTTCACAGAAAATTGGTGACATCATCAGCGTGATTGACGGTATCGCGTTCCAGACCAACATTCTGGCGCTGAATGCTGCCGTTGAAGCGGCGCGTGCCGGGGAGCAGGGGCGCGGATTTGCGGTGGTGGCGGGTGAGGTGCGTAACCTGGCGAGCCGCAGCGCCAACGCGGCGAAAGAAATTAAGGTGCTGATTGAAGAATCGGTGTCACGGGTTCAGCAAGGCTCTGCCCTGGTGGATACGGCGGCACAAACCATGCACGAAATCGTCACCTCGGTGACGCGGGTGAACGACATCATGGGCGAGATTGCCTCGGCGTCGGATGAACAGCGTCGCGGGATTGAGCAGGTTGCTCAGGCGGTCACCCAGATGGATCAGGTGACGCAACAGAACGCCTCGTTAGTTGAGGAAGCGGCAGCGGCAACCGATCAGCTGGCCAGCCAGGCGGATCGTCTGACCGGGCTGGTCGCGGTATTTAATGTGAAAGAGCACGTTGAAGCAGTAACAGAAGTCGGGCGGTCGCAGGCCGTGCCAGTTGTATCCTGA
- the cheW gene encoding chemotaxis protein CheW yields MTGMSNVTKLAGEPSGQEFLVFTLGDEEYGIDILKVQEIRGYDQVTRIANTPAFIKGVTNLRGVIVPIVDLRVKFSQGDVDYNDNTVVIVLNLGQRVVGIVVDGVSDVLSLTSDQIRPAPEFAVTLSTEYLTGLGALGERMLILVNIEKLLNSDEMALLDIAASHVA; encoded by the coding sequence ATGACCGGTATGAGTAATGTAACGAAACTGGCGGGCGAGCCATCAGGACAGGAATTTCTGGTATTCACTTTAGGCGATGAAGAGTACGGCATCGATATCCTGAAAGTGCAGGAAATCCGTGGTTACGACCAGGTTACCCGCATCGCTAACACGCCTGCGTTTATTAAAGGTGTCACCAACCTGCGTGGCGTCATTGTGCCCATCGTGGATTTGCGCGTGAAGTTCAGCCAGGGCGACGTTGACTACAACGACAACACCGTGGTGATCGTCCTGAATCTGGGGCAGCGCGTGGTGGGGATCGTGGTGGATGGCGTGTCTGACGTGCTTTCCCTGACCTCTGATCAGATTCGTCCTGCGCCAGAGTTTGCGGTCACGCTGTCGACCGAATACCTGACCGGTCTGGGCGCGCTCGGCGAGCGTATGCTGATTCTGGTGAACATTGAGAAGCTGCTGAACAGCGATGAGATGGCGCTGCTGGATATTGCCGCGAGTCACGTAGCCTAA
- a CDS encoding dicarboxylate/amino acid:cation symporter, with product MASANKLTLFIVIFMLAGILSGAAIHEYASADAIKAWSDNITLLTDIFLRLIKMVIAPLVFSTLTVGIMKLGETSTIGRVGGKAMVWFISSSVLSILVGLFIVTLEHPGSGLNLTVPTEAVDTGLAVGGMTLKAFLSHTIPTSIAGAMSNNEILQIVVFSMFFGIGGASLGQKFNAPLVAALDVVSHIMLKVTGYVMYVAPLAIFAAISSVIATQGLGILLNYASFIGGYYVAILLTCMVLLAVGYMVLKKEVFRLVSMLKDPVLVAFTTSSSEAAYPKTLEQLERFGCSRNIASFVLPIGYSFNLVGSMVYCSFASMFIAQAYNIHLSFSEVTVLMLTLMLASKGIAGVPRSSLVVLAATIPSFNIPVAGILLLMGIDHFLDMGRSAINVLGNGIATAMLSQNEGARDAEAEAELVKQEA from the coding sequence GTGGCAAGTGCAAACAAACTCACACTCTTCATCGTGATATTCATGCTGGCGGGTATTCTTTCAGGGGCAGCAATTCATGAATATGCATCTGCGGATGCCATCAAAGCCTGGTCGGATAATATTACCCTTCTGACCGATATTTTCCTGCGACTGATCAAAATGGTCATTGCACCGCTGGTCTTCAGTACGCTCACCGTCGGCATTATGAAGCTGGGCGAAACCTCCACCATTGGCCGCGTGGGCGGCAAAGCGATGGTATGGTTTATCAGCTCATCCGTGCTCTCAATTCTGGTCGGCCTGTTTATCGTCACGCTGGAGCATCCGGGCAGCGGACTGAACCTGACCGTCCCGACCGAGGCGGTGGATACCGGTCTGGCCGTTGGGGGCATGACGCTGAAAGCGTTCCTGTCTCACACCATTCCGACCAGCATCGCGGGGGCGATGTCGAACAATGAGATCCTGCAGATTGTGGTGTTCTCAATGTTCTTTGGCATTGGCGGCGCGTCGCTGGGGCAGAAGTTCAACGCCCCGCTGGTGGCCGCGCTGGACGTGGTTTCCCATATCATGCTGAAGGTCACAGGCTACGTGATGTACGTTGCGCCGCTGGCCATTTTCGCGGCAATCTCATCCGTTATCGCCACGCAGGGTCTGGGCATTCTGTTGAACTATGCCTCCTTTATTGGCGGCTACTACGTTGCCATTCTTCTCACCTGCATGGTGCTGCTGGCCGTGGGTTACATGGTGCTGAAAAAAGAGGTGTTCCGCCTGGTCAGCATGCTGAAAGATCCAGTTCTGGTGGCGTTTACCACCAGCAGTTCTGAAGCGGCCTACCCTAAAACGCTGGAGCAGCTGGAGCGTTTTGGCTGCTCGCGCAACATCGCCTCTTTCGTACTGCCGATTGGCTACTCCTTCAACCTGGTGGGGTCGATGGTGTACTGCTCTTTCGCCTCGATGTTTATCGCGCAGGCGTACAACATTCATCTGAGCTTCTCTGAGGTGACCGTGCTGATGCTGACCCTGATGCTGGCCTCAAAAGGGATTGCGGGCGTACCGCGCTCCTCGCTGGTGGTGCTGGCCGCGACGATCCCAAGCTTTAACATTCCGGTGGCCGGTATTCTGCTGCTGATGGGGATCGACCACTTCCTGGATATGGGCCGTTCCGCAATTAACGTTCTGGGTAATGGTATTGCGACCGCCATGCTGTCGCAGAATGAAGGTGCGCGGGACGCGGAAGCTGAAGCTGAACTGGTAAAGCAGGAAGCGTAA
- a CDS encoding spore coat U domain-containing protein, with protein sequence MKRLLFMLLLLVASGSWADCRVSTVNAAFGSVTSFALSGSGEVATTGTLVVACDALVNLLTGDTITLNFVSATVSANGRATMKRTDNAAITDVIPTRLCGQSGCANNSEVQTSKTYTWDSSTLLNLIGGKQYNIPLYFRTVPGQNVTAGPYQVTLNFDITYRVCSVGVLNACLSGLQTGTKGTSITLDMTVTNDCSAMTTPDVNFNSAPLVQSFPTVSQAIAVTCTKGSTYTIGINNGANALNNVRRMVSGSNYLSYDIYKEATGNRWGGSGSERWTSATSSQVSADGLLRTYNYTAKVLTNQATPPAGTYTDTLIVDVAF encoded by the coding sequence ATGAAGCGTCTGCTGTTTATGCTTCTGCTGCTGGTGGCCAGCGGCAGTTGGGCTGACTGTCGAGTCAGTACGGTCAACGCCGCGTTTGGGAGTGTAACCTCATTCGCGCTGAGTGGTTCTGGCGAAGTGGCAACCACCGGTACACTGGTCGTAGCCTGTGATGCGCTGGTGAACTTGCTGACCGGGGACACCATCACGCTGAATTTTGTCTCAGCTACCGTTTCGGCCAATGGTCGTGCGACCATGAAGCGCACCGACAACGCGGCCATCACCGATGTGATCCCGACGCGCCTGTGCGGGCAGTCGGGCTGCGCTAACAACAGCGAAGTGCAGACCAGTAAAACCTATACCTGGGACAGCAGTACCTTGTTAAATCTGATCGGCGGCAAACAATACAATATCCCTCTCTATTTCCGCACGGTACCGGGGCAAAATGTGACCGCGGGTCCTTATCAGGTGACGCTAAACTTCGATATCACCTATAGAGTCTGCTCGGTGGGCGTGCTCAACGCGTGTTTGTCGGGACTGCAAACCGGAACGAAAGGAACCAGCATCACGTTGGATATGACCGTCACCAACGACTGTAGCGCCATGACCACGCCGGACGTCAACTTCAACAGCGCGCCGCTGGTACAAAGTTTCCCCACCGTCTCACAGGCGATTGCCGTCACCTGTACCAAAGGCAGTACCTATACCATCGGCATTAACAACGGTGCTAACGCGCTGAATAACGTGCGCCGGATGGTAAGCGGCAGTAACTACCTCAGTTATGACATCTATAAAGAAGCCACGGGTAACCGCTGGGGCGGCAGCGGCAGCGAACGCTGGACCAGCGCGACGTCGTCGCAGGTCAGTGCCGACGGTTTACTGCGTACCTACAACTACACCGCGAAAGTGCTGACTAATCAGGCCACGCCACCCGCCGGAACCTACACCGATACGCTGATTGTCGACGTGGCTTTCTAA
- a CDS encoding spore coat U domain-containing protein — MKATLTGLRICAEGHVQPFFALIVGLLMAPAADAVTSQSFKVSATIVPGCAVATGSGGVLGTLDFGTHNGVESAPVSTSFVPNGALSIACTPGVALSMSINGGQNYSTVRRMKRSNGADVVGYRLYSSSSLAANSEIGVNQAIPVTYSNSNNIALPLFGVALLTGFSPAGTYSDQLTVTLSW, encoded by the coding sequence ATGAAGGCAACTCTTACTGGTCTGCGCATATGCGCAGAGGGACACGTGCAGCCTTTTTTCGCGCTGATCGTCGGATTGCTGATGGCGCCCGCGGCGGATGCGGTGACGTCACAGTCCTTTAAGGTCAGCGCGACGATTGTTCCGGGATGCGCGGTGGCCACCGGCAGCGGAGGGGTTCTCGGGACGCTGGATTTTGGCACCCATAACGGCGTCGAGAGCGCGCCGGTAAGCACCAGCTTTGTGCCAAACGGGGCGTTGTCTATCGCCTGCACGCCGGGCGTGGCGCTGAGCATGAGCATTAATGGCGGACAGAATTATTCAACCGTTCGCCGCATGAAGCGCTCGAACGGCGCCGACGTCGTGGGATACCGGCTTTACAGCAGCAGCTCGCTGGCAGCGAACAGCGAAATTGGCGTCAACCAGGCGATACCGGTGACCTATAGCAACAGCAATAACATCGCGCTGCCGCTTTTTGGCGTGGCGCTACTGACCGGATTTAGCCCGGCAGGAACGTATTCCGATCAGCTCACCGTGACCTTGTCATGGTAA
- the tar gene encoding methyl-accepting chemotaxis protein II, translating to MLNRIRVVTMLMMVLVIFALLQLISGGLFFSSLKQNQDSFAASNDLRLQQSELTSTWDLMLQTRINLSRSSARMMMDPNNQQSSAKTDLLKNARATLADAAKHYEAFKKITPQPAMEQVSQNIDEKYNAYHAGLAELIQFLESGNMDAYFAQPTQGMQNALGAALGEYAKVSGDLYHSAFAESQNDYRFAKWQMAVLALALVIVLIAVWYGIRHILLNPLGRVIAHIRDIAGGDLTKTLTVSGRNEITELANSVDHMQRSLIDTVANVRSGTDAIYTGTSEIAMGNNDLSSRTEQQASALEETAASMEQLTATVKQNADNARQASQLAESASETAQRGGRVVDGVVKTMHDIAESSKKIADIISVIDGIAFQTNILALNAAVEAARAGEQGRGFAVVAGEVRNLASRSANAAKEIKSLIEDSVSRVDTGSVLVESAGETMNDIVNAVTRVTDIMGEIASASDEQSRGIDQVALAVSEMDRVTQQNAALVQESAAAAAALEDQASRLKMVVSAFRLASLAGNTVTPQATYRAPAAETAANRTRTAATGQDENWETF from the coding sequence ATGTTGAACCGTATCCGCGTTGTCACAATGCTTATGATGGTGCTGGTCATTTTCGCACTACTTCAGCTTATCTCCGGCGGGCTTTTTTTCTCGTCATTAAAACAGAACCAGGACAGCTTCGCGGCCTCGAACGATCTCCGCCTGCAGCAGAGTGAACTCACCTCAACGTGGGATCTGATGCTGCAAACGCGTATCAACCTGAGCCGCTCGTCCGCGCGCATGATGATGGATCCCAACAATCAGCAGAGCAGCGCGAAAACCGATCTGCTGAAAAATGCCCGGGCGACACTTGCGGATGCCGCAAAGCATTACGAGGCCTTTAAGAAAATCACCCCGCAGCCTGCGATGGAGCAGGTGAGCCAGAATATCGACGAAAAATACAACGCCTACCATGCCGGTCTGGCAGAGCTGATTCAGTTCCTGGAGAGCGGCAACATGGACGCCTATTTCGCGCAGCCGACGCAGGGGATGCAAAACGCCCTCGGCGCGGCGCTGGGGGAATATGCAAAGGTCAGTGGCGATCTGTATCACTCCGCGTTTGCTGAAAGCCAGAATGACTACCGCTTTGCGAAATGGCAGATGGCGGTGCTGGCGCTGGCGCTGGTCATTGTGCTGATCGCGGTCTGGTACGGCATTCGCCATATCCTGCTGAACCCTCTCGGTCGCGTTATTGCCCACATTCGTGACATTGCCGGCGGTGACCTGACCAAAACGCTGACCGTGTCCGGGCGCAATGAGATCACCGAGCTGGCAAACAGCGTTGACCATATGCAGCGTTCGCTTATCGATACCGTCGCCAACGTGCGTAGCGGCACGGATGCCATCTATACCGGCACCAGCGAAATTGCGATGGGCAATAACGACCTCTCATCGCGCACTGAACAGCAGGCGTCCGCCCTGGAAGAGACGGCGGCCAGCATGGAGCAGCTCACCGCGACCGTGAAGCAGAACGCCGATAACGCCCGCCAGGCGTCTCAGCTGGCGGAAAGCGCCTCCGAGACGGCGCAGCGCGGCGGCCGCGTGGTGGATGGCGTAGTGAAAACCATGCACGACATCGCCGAGAGCTCGAAGAAAATCGCCGACATCATCAGCGTCATCGACGGCATTGCCTTCCAGACCAACATTCTGGCGCTGAACGCCGCCGTGGAAGCGGCGCGCGCAGGCGAACAGGGACGCGGATTTGCCGTGGTGGCCGGGGAAGTGCGCAACCTGGCCAGCCGCAGCGCCAACGCGGCAAAAGAGATCAAATCGCTGATTGAAGATTCCGTCTCCCGCGTCGATACCGGCTCCGTGCTGGTGGAAAGCGCCGGGGAGACCATGAATGACATCGTGAATGCCGTCACCCGCGTGACGGACATCATGGGTGAAATCGCCTCTGCGTCTGATGAGCAGAGTCGTGGTATCGACCAGGTTGCCCTGGCGGTATCGGAAATGGATCGCGTGACACAGCAAAACGCCGCCCTGGTGCAGGAGTCCGCTGCGGCGGCCGCTGCGCTGGAAGACCAGGCGAGCCGTCTGAAGATGGTCGTCTCGGCGTTTCGTCTCGCTTCACTCGCTGGAAACACGGTCACCCCGCAGGCGACGTACCGCGCGCCAGCCGCTGAAACGGCTGCCAACCGTACGCGTACCGCGGCGACCGGACAAGATGAAAACTGGGAAACATTTTGA